The Gracilimonas sp. genome contains a region encoding:
- a CDS encoding GIY-YIG nuclease family protein — MNSWFVYIIRCVDGSLYTGCTNHLIRRWYQHRKGTGARYLRAHPPELLVYMEEKPDQSEACKREYEIKQFSKEDKEELIQPL; from the coding sequence ATGAACAGTTGGTTTGTTTACATCATCCGATGCGTCGACGGTAGCTTGTATACCGGATGCACTAATCATCTCATACGACGGTGGTATCAGCACAGAAAAGGAACCGGAGCCCGTTACCTGCGAGCTCACCCGCCGGAGTTGCTGGTCTATATGGAGGAAAAGCCAGACCAGTCAGAGGCCTGTAAACGTGAATATGAGATCAAACAATTTTCAAAGGAGGATAAAGAAGAATTGATCCAACCGTTATAG
- a CDS encoding MFS transporter, translated as MNKILQAKLSLMMFLEFFIWGAWYSTVAVFMTSNGMENLTHWPFTVNPIAAIIAPFFVGLIADRYFATEKVLGTLHILGAFFMFLTPMAVEQPVLFILLLLAYNLCYMPTMSLANTLSFHHIDDQEKDFPIIRVFGTIGWIVAGLAISFVLGMFVAENVKPEQTALPLYMTAAASLLLGVYSFSLPHTPPPAAGEKVSIRSIVGIDAFKQLGSRSFYVFLFSSFLLCIPLAAYYNFTQIFIGNAGFENIAATLTIGQMSEVLFMVLIPAMFIRLGVKWMLAAGMLAWVLRYALFAVGATEPTTWMILAGIALHGICYDFFFVTGQIYVDKKSTAEIRGQAQGLIVLITYGVGMLIGAQIAGMVYNSFLGTAESLTLSQWYDFWWIPAIFAAAVMIFFIIFFNDKVLDEETTADDITI; from the coding sequence ATGAATAAGATATTGCAAGCCAAACTCAGCCTGATGATGTTCTTAGAATTTTTCATCTGGGGTGCATGGTATTCAACGGTTGCTGTTTTCATGACGTCCAACGGCATGGAAAACCTTACCCACTGGCCGTTTACGGTAAATCCAATTGCTGCTATTATAGCACCTTTCTTTGTTGGGTTAATCGCTGACCGATACTTTGCCACCGAAAAAGTATTGGGCACACTGCATATTCTCGGAGCGTTCTTTATGTTCCTGACACCGATGGCTGTTGAGCAGCCCGTCTTATTTATCTTGTTGCTGCTGGCCTATAACCTTTGCTACATGCCAACTATGAGCCTGGCTAACACCCTATCTTTCCATCATATTGATGACCAGGAAAAAGATTTTCCTATCATTCGGGTGTTTGGCACCATCGGCTGGATCGTGGCCGGACTCGCCATCAGCTTTGTATTGGGTATGTTTGTTGCCGAGAACGTAAAGCCGGAGCAAACGGCCCTGCCTTTGTATATGACGGCAGCAGCAAGTCTTCTCCTGGGAGTTTATAGCTTTTCACTTCCTCATACTCCGCCGCCGGCCGCGGGAGAAAAAGTTTCTATTCGCAGTATTGTCGGGATCGATGCCTTTAAACAGTTGGGGAGCAGGTCTTTCTATGTGTTCCTCTTCAGCTCGTTTTTACTGTGTATTCCGCTGGCCGCTTACTATAATTTTACCCAAATTTTTATCGGGAATGCCGGCTTTGAAAATATTGCCGCTACCCTCACTATCGGCCAGATGTCTGAGGTACTCTTTATGGTTCTGATACCGGCCATGTTTATCCGGTTGGGCGTAAAGTGGATGCTTGCCGCCGGGATGCTGGCCTGGGTACTTCGTTATGCACTATTTGCCGTTGGAGCGACTGAGCCCACCACCTGGATGATCCTTGCCGGTATTGCACTGCACGGTATCTGCTACGATTTCTTCTTCGTAACCGGCCAAATTTATGTAGATAAAAAATCCACCGCCGAAATTCGCGGACAGGCACAGGGACTTATTGTGCTCATCACTTACGGTGTAGGAATGCTTATAGGCGCCCAGATAGCAGGGATGGTGTACAACAGTTTCCTTGGTACGGCAGAATCTTTAACCCTGAGTCAGTGGTATGATTTCTGGTGGATCCCTGCCATTTTTGCTGCGGCAGTTATGATCTTCTTCATCATCTTCTTTAACGACAAAGTCTTGGATGAAGAGACTACAGCAGATGATATCACCATATAA
- a CDS encoding Gfo/Idh/MocA family oxidoreductase, giving the protein MKDKIKYGMVGGGPGAFIGEVHRKAAALDGHLELVAGSFSSSAEKSKQMGEELGLDPRRVYSSFEEMAKKEAALPEDERIDMVSVVTPNHLHFPICKAFIEQGIHVVCDKPMTNTIEEAEELCRLVEKHEVLFALTHNYTGYPMVKEARHLVQSGKLGSLRKVVVEYPQGWLAEPVEEQGNKQAEWRTDPQKAGVSAAIADIGTHAENLVEYITGLQIEKLFADTTSFVEGRALEDDANMLVHYEGGVRGILYASQVSVGEENPLNIRVYGTEASLEWNQESPNYLRVKYPDKPEEIHKRGNLYLSDAAGFNTRIPPGHPEGFLEAFANIYKNVALTLQAKKNCKEPDKLATDFPTVQDGLTGVKFIHKAIESGKENHWVEMD; this is encoded by the coding sequence ATGAAGGACAAGATCAAATACGGGATGGTCGGCGGCGGTCCGGGGGCATTTATCGGAGAGGTACATCGAAAGGCAGCCGCTTTGGATGGCCATTTGGAATTAGTCGCTGGCTCATTTTCCTCATCCGCTGAAAAGTCGAAGCAAATGGGCGAGGAGCTGGGACTGGATCCGCGTCGGGTGTACAGCTCCTTCGAAGAGATGGCTAAAAAAGAAGCCGCCCTTCCTGAAGATGAGCGCATTGATATGGTTTCGGTGGTCACGCCCAATCATCTGCACTTTCCGATTTGCAAGGCGTTTATAGAACAGGGCATCCATGTGGTATGTGACAAGCCCATGACCAACACGATTGAAGAAGCCGAGGAACTTTGCCGGCTGGTGGAAAAGCATGAGGTACTGTTTGCCCTGACCCATAATTATACCGGCTACCCCATGGTGAAAGAAGCCCGCCATCTGGTTCAAAGCGGAAAACTGGGATCGCTTCGAAAGGTCGTTGTTGAATACCCGCAGGGCTGGCTGGCTGAACCCGTGGAAGAGCAGGGAAATAAGCAGGCGGAGTGGCGGACAGATCCCCAAAAGGCCGGCGTTTCGGCAGCGATTGCAGATATCGGAACCCATGCAGAGAATCTTGTGGAATATATTACCGGACTGCAGATCGAAAAACTGTTTGCGGACACCACCTCTTTTGTGGAAGGCCGGGCTCTCGAAGATGACGCCAATATGCTGGTCCACTACGAGGGTGGAGTCCGGGGAATCCTGTACGCCTCGCAGGTATCGGTGGGGGAAGAAAACCCGTTGAACATCAGGGTCTATGGTACGGAGGCTTCACTTGAATGGAATCAGGAATCACCGAATTATTTAAGGGTGAAGTATCCCGACAAGCCGGAGGAAATCCATAAGCGGGGCAACCTTTATTTATCTGATGCGGCCGGTTTCAATACCCGAATTCCGCCGGGACATCCCGAAGGATTTTTAGAGGCTTTTGCCAATATCTACAAGAATGTGGCCCTCACCCTACAAGCAAAGAAAAATTGCAAAGAGCCGGACAAATTAGCCACAGATTTCCCTACGGTTCAGGATGGTTTGACAGGTGTAAAATTCATCCACAAGGCCATAGAAAGCGGTAAAGAAAATCACTGGGTAGAGATGGATTAG
- a CDS encoding TIM barrel protein, translating into MDRKKFLKLGGVAALSLPVSRFLTVLHSESGPASELFFNISLAQWSLHRTIRSGDLDHLDFPAIAKNEFGIEAVEYVSTFFQDRAEDYSYLDEMNMRCNDLGVEQLLIMVDGEGGLAVADDKTRAESVENHYKWVKAAEYLGCHSIRVNAYGEGSKEEQKQYAVDGLGRLAEFSKDHNINVIVENHGGYSSDGRWLSDVISRVGMENCGTLPDFGNFCVKRENGGLWDGSCTEEYDRYRGVKELMPFAKAVSAKSYDFDEKGQETTIDFSKMLSIIYASGFKGYIGIEYEGDELSEFEGIKATKRLLIEAGSKITEG; encoded by the coding sequence ATGGATAGAAAAAAATTCTTAAAATTGGGAGGAGTTGCCGCTTTATCACTGCCGGTATCCCGGTTTTTAACTGTCCTTCATTCTGAATCTGGGCCCGCTTCCGAACTCTTCTTTAATATTTCTCTTGCCCAGTGGAGCCTTCATCGAACCATAAGAAGTGGTGATCTGGATCATCTTGATTTTCCCGCTATTGCAAAAAATGAATTCGGTATAGAGGCAGTAGAGTATGTAAGCACGTTTTTTCAGGACAGAGCTGAAGACTATTCCTACCTGGATGAAATGAATATGAGATGTAATGACCTGGGAGTTGAGCAGCTTCTCATTATGGTTGACGGGGAAGGCGGGTTGGCAGTTGCTGATGATAAAACCCGTGCCGAGTCCGTAGAAAATCATTATAAGTGGGTGAAGGCCGCAGAATATTTGGGATGCCATTCTATCAGGGTAAATGCCTATGGCGAAGGTAGTAAAGAAGAGCAAAAACAATATGCTGTTGATGGCCTTGGAAGACTGGCTGAGTTTTCGAAAGATCATAACATTAATGTGATCGTAGAAAATCATGGTGGCTATTCTTCGGATGGCCGCTGGCTCAGTGATGTGATATCCCGGGTTGGAATGGAAAACTGCGGTACACTGCCTGATTTTGGCAATTTCTGCGTAAAACGGGAAAATGGAGGGTTATGGGACGGAAGTTGTACGGAGGAATATGATCGCTATAGAGGTGTGAAAGAACTCATGCCCTTTGCGAAAGCTGTAAGTGCTAAAAGCTATGATTTTGATGAAAAAGGGCAAGAAACGACCATAGATTTTTCAAAAATGCTATCAATTATTTATGCTTCAGGCTTCAAAGGCTATATTGGCATTGAATATGAAGGCGATGAATTAAGTGAATTTGAAGGCATTAAAGCCACCAAAAGACTATTAATAGAAGCGGGATCTAAAATCACAGAAGGATAA
- a CDS encoding gluconate 2-dehydrogenase subunit 3 family protein, which translates to MDRREAIKALSLGTLVAGFSLTGCEITPEEAAKEHKFWKRVTEEDLEKWNAQFFTDHEFETVRQLANMIIPADERSGNAEDAGVPQFIDFMMLDKPGNQTPIRGGLKWLDIQCQKRYGKNFIDCTDDEKTNMLDEIAYPEEAKPEMQQGVAFFNRFRDLVASGFWSSKIGIEDIGYIGNRPHNWQGCSHDALEHLGLEDKATG; encoded by the coding sequence ATGGACAGAAGAGAAGCAATAAAAGCACTATCCCTGGGCACGCTTGTAGCCGGTTTTTCATTGACGGGTTGTGAAATCACCCCCGAAGAAGCCGCAAAAGAGCATAAGTTTTGGAAACGTGTTACGGAGGAAGATCTTGAAAAGTGGAATGCGCAATTTTTTACCGATCATGAGTTTGAAACGGTTCGCCAGCTTGCCAATATGATCATTCCTGCCGATGAACGGTCCGGGAATGCCGAGGATGCCGGAGTACCTCAATTTATCGACTTTATGATGCTCGACAAGCCGGGCAATCAAACCCCAATTCGGGGTGGATTGAAATGGCTGGATATCCAGTGCCAAAAGAGATACGGCAAGAATTTCATTGATTGTACGGATGATGAAAAGACAAATATGCTTGATGAGATCGCTTATCCTGAGGAAGCAAAGCCTGAAATGCAGCAAGGCGTCGCATTCTTTAACCGGTTTAGAGATTTGGTAGCTTCCGGCTTCTGGTCGAGTAAAATAGGTATCGAAGATATCGGATACATAGGCAACCGCCCTCACAACTGGCAGGGATGTTCTCATGATGCGCTGGAGCATTTGGGGCTTGAAGATAAAGCCACCGGTTAA
- a CDS encoding GMC family oxidoreductase translates to MQIKESTKEYDVCIVGSGAGGGMAAHELTNAGLDVLMLEAGGWFDSQDFAMFTWPYETPRRGASTPDQPFGEFDACFGGWNLEGEPYSTTPGTTFNWFRGRMLGGRTNHWGRISLRFGPDDFKSKSKDGLGDDWPITYDEISPYYDKVDRLVGVFGTNEDIPNEPGGIYMKPPEPRCYEHLIKDTCDTMDIPVIPSRLSIITEPHNGRAACHYCGQCNRSCATHSNFSSPSVLLPPGLRSGKLEIINNAMVREVTYRDGKATGVSYVNKVDTQEYKVRAKVVILAASACESARLLLNSKSSDFPDGLANSSGVVGKYLMDSTGTSVAGLIPKMMDMPAHNEDGVGGMHLYIPWWLDNSKLDFPRGYHVEMWGGRGMPSYGFMGGIQNYNAMFQDGPKRSGGYGKGLKDDYRRYYGSVVGFSGRGEGIAYEDNYCEIDPNGVDKWGIPTLRFNYNWSDHEYNQVKHMQTTLRSIIDEMGGHLLWDMPSKEDGYGITNPGQIIHEVGTTRMGDDPNTSVLNKYCQAHDVDNLFVVDGGSFVSQPHKNPTWTILALSMRASEYIVDQKKKGNL, encoded by the coding sequence ATGCAAATTAAAGAAAGCACTAAAGAATATGATGTATGTATCGTGGGATCGGGGGCAGGCGGAGGTATGGCTGCCCATGAGCTCACCAATGCCGGATTGGACGTACTTATGCTTGAAGCCGGTGGCTGGTTCGACTCTCAGGACTTCGCTATGTTTACCTGGCCTTATGAAACCCCGCGGCGGGGAGCTTCCACTCCGGATCAGCCTTTTGGGGAATTTGATGCCTGTTTTGGAGGATGGAATCTTGAGGGTGAACCCTATTCGACCACGCCCGGAACTACATTCAACTGGTTCAGGGGCCGGATGCTCGGTGGGCGAACCAATCACTGGGGACGAATCTCCCTGCGATTTGGACCTGATGATTTCAAATCAAAAAGCAAAGACGGACTCGGGGATGACTGGCCCATAACCTATGATGAGATCTCGCCCTACTATGATAAGGTAGATCGGCTGGTCGGTGTTTTTGGTACCAACGAAGACATTCCCAATGAACCGGGTGGTATTTACATGAAACCGCCGGAGCCGCGTTGCTATGAGCATCTGATCAAAGATACCTGTGACACCATGGACATTCCGGTGATTCCTTCACGATTGTCCATTATCACAGAGCCACACAATGGGCGTGCTGCCTGTCACTATTGCGGGCAGTGTAACCGAAGCTGTGCCACACACTCCAATTTTTCTTCTCCGTCGGTGTTGCTTCCTCCCGGATTGAGATCGGGTAAGCTTGAGATCATCAACAATGCCATGGTGCGCGAGGTTACCTATCGCGATGGCAAAGCAACCGGTGTTTCCTATGTCAACAAAGTTGATACCCAGGAATATAAGGTACGAGCCAAAGTAGTTATTTTGGCTGCAAGTGCCTGTGAATCTGCTCGGCTTTTATTGAATTCCAAATCCTCAGATTTTCCGGATGGCCTGGCGAATTCAAGCGGAGTGGTCGGTAAGTATCTCATGGATTCTACCGGAACCAGTGTAGCCGGTCTTATTCCTAAAATGATGGATATGCCGGCTCATAACGAAGATGGAGTAGGGGGTATGCACCTGTATATTCCGTGGTGGCTGGATAACAGCAAACTCGATTTCCCAAGAGGTTATCATGTTGAAATGTGGGGAGGCCGCGGTATGCCGAGTTATGGATTCATGGGCGGTATCCAAAATTACAATGCTATGTTTCAGGATGGCCCCAAGCGAAGCGGCGGATACGGCAAAGGATTGAAGGACGATTATCGCCGGTATTACGGATCGGTGGTTGGCTTCTCCGGTCGTGGTGAAGGTATCGCTTACGAAGATAATTACTGTGAGATCGACCCCAATGGGGTAGATAAATGGGGAATTCCAACCCTTCGGTTCAATTATAACTGGAGCGATCATGAATATAACCAGGTAAAACATATGCAGACCACCTTGAGATCAATTATTGATGAAATGGGTGGTCATTTACTCTGGGATATGCCTTCAAAAGAAGATGGATACGGTATCACCAATCCCGGCCAGATCATTCACGAAGTGGGTACCACCAGGATGGGCGATGATCCGAATACATCCGTGTTGAACAAATACTGCCAGGCTCATGATGTTGACAATCTCTTTGTAGTGGATGGAGGTTCCTTTGTGTCCCAGCCGCATAAGAACCCAACGTGGACTATCCTGGCACTGTCGATGCGTGCTTCGGAATATATCGTTGATCAAAAAAAGAAAGGAAATCTTTAA
- a CDS encoding DUF1080 domain-containing protein, translating to MAQTKQNTLSEEEQDDGWELLFDGASPDDWRGYQKDGFPEQGWKVEDGMLMVLAGGGGGDIITRETYGDFILKLEWKAEKGGNSGIFYRALEQPTQAIYWSAPEFQILDNENHPDATRGEDGNRKAGSLYDLIPAKPQNANPYGEWNSAKIVANGSKIEHWQNGEKVLEYELWTPKWYEMLRNSKFVDHPEFGDMHEGHIGLQDHGNTIQFRNIKIKKLD from the coding sequence ATGGCTCAAACTAAACAAAACACATTATCGGAAGAAGAACAGGATGACGGCTGGGAACTGCTATTTGACGGAGCCAGCCCTGACGATTGGAGAGGCTATCAAAAGGATGGATTTCCTGAGCAAGGCTGGAAAGTTGAAGACGGCATGCTTATGGTTTTGGCCGGCGGTGGCGGCGGTGATATCATCACTAGGGAAACCTACGGCGATTTTATTCTGAAGCTGGAATGGAAAGCCGAAAAAGGCGGTAACAGCGGTATTTTTTATCGTGCTCTGGAACAACCCACGCAGGCCATTTATTGGTCGGCCCCTGAATTTCAGATCCTGGATAATGAAAACCACCCGGATGCAACCCGTGGTGAAGATGGAAACCGGAAGGCCGGATCCCTGTATGACTTGATTCCCGCTAAACCTCAAAATGCAAATCCCTATGGCGAGTGGAACAGTGCGAAGATCGTAGCCAATGGCTCTAAGATCGAACACTGGCAGAATGGGGAAAAGGTGCTGGAATATGAGCTCTGGACTCCAAAATGGTACGAAATGCTGCGCAACAGCAAGTTTGTGGATCACCCCGAATTCGGAGATATGCATGAGGGACATATCGGTTTGCAGGATCATGGAAATACGATTCAATTTCGGAATATCAAGATCAAAAAGCTAGACTGA